In the Bos javanicus breed banteng chromosome 4, ARS-OSU_banteng_1.0, whole genome shotgun sequence genome, ACTGTTATGGTTGGAGAGACCCCTGAGTGGGAGACTCAGGGGCCTCAGAGAAGTGTCCTGTTCTGAATTTAGAATCTTGAGCCATGTTAGTGAGTGGATTTCAACTGGATCTCAGTGGAACATCCAGTATTTTTGACTCTTATTCTTGTAAAGGACCATCAGAAAACCCTGTTAATTCAGTGAATTTTGACTGAGATGAGTAGAGCATAGCATATTTGGATGATCCTCCctagctttaaaatatttcaactcTCTAAGCTGttaattatttcatttgtacAGTCTCATATTTCTTGTTTACCCCTAACACCCAAAGAAGTCCACTTACAGAAATTACTTTCAGAGAAACCTTGACTATCCACTTGTACACTTCTTTCAGCTATTTCTGGGTGTCAGATTGAAGCTTCTCCCTGGAAATATGCTAAAATTGGAGACCAAGCTATTGTATGCTTAAGTCCTGGAGGTACCATTCACATTATAGTCTGGGTTAATggcaaccataaagaaggctgagtgctgaagaattgatgctttcaaactgtggtgttggaaaagactcttgagacagtcccttggacagcaatcctaaaggaaatcaaccctgaatattcatgagaaggactaatgctgaagctgaagctccaatactttggccacctgatgcgaagagccgactcattggaaaagaccctgatgctgggaaagactgagggcaggagaagggggtgacagaaaatgagatggttgtatggcatcatcaactcaatagacatgagttggagcaaattctgtgggagacagtgaaggatagggaagcctggcatgctgcggtgcctggggttgcaaagggttggacatgaccgagtaactgaacaacaacaatagcaacccactacatTTTATGGCAGACAACCTACCTGACCACAGTGGCAGCTACGCATAAAGGTTTAGATGGACAAAGATGAGAGGAGCTTAAATGGATTACTATGGAAGGAAAGTGcacatgactgtgtgtgtgtgtgagggagatagaaagaaagagagagagattagcCTTGTGATATGTGATATGTGATAGTAGATAGTATCAaccttttttctctccattttccagAGATCTCCAGGTTATCTTAACTGGTGGAGCCACCACTTTTCAAGAGTTAATTGGGGAGATTCTGCCTTATGAGGAGGTCATCATTCAcccaaacttcactttcacttctcctaAAAATGATCTTATGCTGATAAAGTTGTCTGTACCTCTCACCTTCTTCTCTACCAGCATGTTTCAGTTGCCTGTTTCCAATTCAAGTGACATTGCAGATTGCTTGGTTTACACCTGGGTGGAGGATAAAAGATCTTTTGGTGAGTGATTGTCAAAAAAGAATAGTTAGCTGTATTCTTGGATATGTTCACATCTTCAGGATCTCTGAGGAGTCAGGGGAAGGAATTGGAACTAATTTTTAAGCATCCAGTTGTAACGGGAGAAATAGAGCAATGGTGTCAGCTCTTTAGAATAGAAGGGGTCATCTCCTTTAGGGCTTTGGGAATCTAATCCTAAATCAATGTGTTGCATGTATGTATCACATTGGTACACACAGCAGAGGGCTGAGGCTCAGGGATTTATGTTTGAGTTTTGGTTCTGCCATTTATTATATGATTACTGAAAGAtcctttaacttctctgaatcttAATTTGCAAATTGATGAAAATCATATTTTTCCTTTACCTGCCTATCAGTGATATGGTTATCACTTACAACAATGATAGATGCTACCATTTGTTGAACACTAATTATGTCCCAGGCACTAAGCATCCTATATGTATTATTCAGTCATCATCATATATCATGTAGATCAGTTTTCTTAGGATTTATatcttataaatgaggaaactgagactcagggaggTTAACTAGTTGTCCAAAGTCATAAACTTCATGATGGCAGAGCTTGGATTCAGATATTGTTTGGAGTGTCTTAGTTGGTACCACACCTTGATGCTGATCATCTTTCAAAGATGATAAATAAACAGGAGGACATGTTTAATCCATGTTCTTTCTCTGCAGTCTATTCTAACTGAAAAGAAGCCCTGAAGGAGAGGGAGGCAAAATaccttatgaaaatgaaaagaggaatGAAAGTCTCCTTTATTTATTATGCTTAGGAAATAGAAGAGGTTACCTGCAAAGCTTCATGACTGAACTGAGTACTGATTTGGTCTGCAGAACATTACTGCATAAAAAGTTCTTTGAAGACGTGTTCTGTGTGGGACACTTAAGAAAAAACACAGATGAGTGCCAGGTAAcctttctcatttcatttgcCCATAAGCTCAGTCTCTGTTCTTTGTCTTTGTGTCTCTGTTACTTCTCATCCTTCATGAGGGTCTATATTTTGCAGACAGACTGAGAGCTCAGAGAGTAAAGGGCTGAAGAATGATGACTCTGTCTCCTCCATCCTATGTGAGAGATGAGAGAAATAGATTGATGAGGAGTGTAAGGCTGTCTTCCAGTTATCATTTTGAAATTTCTGTCCAGGGATGAGTGGGAGGTAGCAGTGGTTAATGCAGTGGAAAGCTTTCACACTATTGTATCCCAGGTCCTTTTGCATGGCAGATATAGTGGCCTTTGCTTTTGTTCAAGAGTTGACAAATTTCCAGGTGGGAAGGAAGTTCTGATCCCCTCTGTTCTGTCTGGCAGGTGACCACAGCTGCACCAGCCACATGTGGCAATAAATTACAAGGAATTATGTCTTGGACAACTGGATGTTTTCTGACAGATCATTCTGCTGTCTTCACTAACATCTACAGCCACATTCCATGGATCAGGAGCATTATTTCTACATAAGCTGATTCGCAACTCCATTGACACCCTCCCTACATCCCAGCTGATCCATGGAAACGACTTTCTGTATCTTAGTCCCAATTTTTCCTAGGATTTATGCTTGCATGGAGTGTCAAGAGAAATCACTGATGACTCCTGGGTGTTGACATTTCTCTAGTTTCTTTAACTACTTCTTTGCTTATTCCCAGCTCACGAACAAGTGTTTATAACATTGAAAACAGGATGCTGGTCTCAAGAAGTGTAGTCCTACCAACTCAGATACTTCTGTTAAAATACTGCCTGTTTTATGCTAAGAACACAGAAGACAAGTGGATATGAGGAACAATAACTACTAGGAGTCTGTTTGGGCATGATGCAAACCACATACCTGAGCAGTAATTTGCTGAAATTAGTTAGATGATTTAGTAATTCTTCTAGTGACCAAATGTCTCctgggtgagtgagtgagagacaaagagagtgtatgtgtgtatgggtgtTATAGTTAATGTTTCCATTACCTACTTAAAAGATCTGTGAAATCAAAATTTTCTGAGGTTTGCTGAGGCCACCCATAGGTCAGTGTAATTTTGGAATATGGGTTTATATGAATTTTGTAATTCATATTACAAATATCAAGGATTTCATAAGTGGttggattgtttttttttcccaatatattttccttccaatacattttcctttcttaCAGGGAAATGCAATAGTAAAATTCATGAGGATTTTGGCTGAGAGATTTCATTCATGACCCTGAATGCATTCTCTAGGCCATGCATATATTTGTGAGCACATGCTTTTATTCTCAAGCACACCCAAAAGACACTTGTTTGTCGTTCCACAAATATATTCTCCACATATCAAGTTTCATTAATCCATGATAGAGTAAACTGATTTTGATCTAAAATCtgctaatttttatataaaatactgaGTGATCAAGAAATTTTAGTATCTGAAATGTAAAACGCATTTTTATTTTGTCCAGTGTAGTGAAATATTGGGATTCTTTTGTTCAAACTGCTGATTGATATAAATTGCTTACTTTCACAAAGCTTCTCAAAATCAAAGCCATTATTCCTTTTAAGACTATCATGGTGATCAGAGATAATGTGTTAAGTGCTAAGTATATTGGAATGCATAGGAGGGATTCAGGAATTGGCAACAGTTAGTAATTTTAACAGTTTCcaactgtttcattttttgttgcCTACTTAATTCCTACTCCAAGTTGTTAAGAGATATTCTCTGTCCTTCCAGGATATGCCAGATGGTATATTGTCCTCAGCCATTTGAGCTAGTTGCAACCTGAACTTTTCATTGGCATGATTTTCCTAACAACCTACCTGTACTTCTGTCCTCCTTTTCCTGGCCTCATTCTTACAGTTCTCAATGTCTTTATCCCATTGCAGTTGTTCTAGATTGAATCAGGCCCTCTACTTGCAAGCCTGTCTTATTGATTGGGTCACCAGTACTTCAACCACTGGGCATTTTtgcttcttcatatcttctgacTTTGGATTTTCCTGGTATGAATTGCCTTCTTTCTATCTCACCTTGCTCTCCAATGTAAAAAGGAAGGGTAAATCATTGCctgtatctatctatttatctatctatgaatgtgcttccttggtggcttagatggtaaagaatctgctgcaatgggGAAggtccaggtttgattcctgggtcagaaagatcctctagagaaggaaatggcaacccacttcagtattcttgcctggaaaaacccatgggcagagaagcctggtgggctacagtcggggtcacaaagagtcagacacaactgagagactaacacatgaATGGACAGTTAATCAATCTACTAATTTGTGGAGAGTGTGAATACCTTTCTACTTATCCGGTCAATTTCTTCTAAACTCAATTCTgtatatgaaagaaagtgaaagtgttagtcacattcctgtctcactctttgcaaggctatggactgtagcccaccaggctcctctgtccttaggattctccaggcaagaatactagagtgggttcagaagactgaacccagatctcccatatcacaggcagattctttaccatctgagccatcaaggaagccccaatCTTGCATATGGTTGCAAAGCCTTTTCATTTCTGTCCCACATTTAACTTGGTTTATCAGTAACTTCAGGTAGCCTCTACCCTGTGTTCCCTCACGTCCACCTCCCTCTCCTGACATATCCACCAATCACTGTTGTATTCCCTttctggttcctttttctctttccatggaTTGGGGTTAATATCCCATACCCTTCTCTTTAGCTCACGTCCATTGCACTGAAATGGACCCCTGATACAAAACAGCAGATTTCAGTGTGGTAAGTGAAGAACACaacaaaaatggaaacatgaAGGATGGCCTGGTCAGGCGGTTGGGTCTCCTCTGCAGTGTGGAGGAGAACTATCTTGTCTCCAGCCTTCtgattcaatcatgtctgatctTTAGCTCATGAGAGAGATCACCTTTCATGGGTCTATAacttataaattatttcaaagatCCTTTCTAAACTCATGTGTAAATGGTGCCTATTAACTTCTATTTATCCctaatttattctgtttttatttatttatcttagacCCATTCCAGTGTCCTGAAGAGTTCGTTCCAAAATCTGATTATGGGTCTTCATTTCTATTGGTTCCCTTGGTAAACTATTCTACTTGCACCACCTCTGTTATTACCACATACTTGCCTACTTTTGCGTACTTCAGACATCACATCTTTCCTTCTCAGTCATCTCCTTCCTCATTGTATACCTTCTTCTTTGGAAATATGTGAGAGATGATATGCAGTAGATTGTGGTTCCTTTATTAGAATTGACAGACTatgtaaatttagaaaataattgggCTTTGGCTCTTAGATTTATTTGATATACAAAACAAAAGAGTTAAACCTGTGGATGCTGTGGTTGCCTTCTCAGCATCCACTTCTACTCTCCtctattattttcaattataatgCACTAGGGATGTGACCTGCTTGTCCCAAGCTTAGCAGTGAAATCCCTGTGTTAAACATCAAACCCTTTATTTATGTTCAATGTTGGGATAACACAGAATGAGCTGTGTTGAGACATTGCTCTGGGCATATGAACATGGCCTATGAATGAGAATCAAAGTTGCTGCTGTCATTTTGCAGTGACCACTGGGGAAACTGCCTAAGGATGAAGCCCACACACAGAAATCAAAAGAAGAGCATTGCCCAGAAGTAGAGCGAAGTCCTAATAAAACTGTGACAGAATGTAGGCCTTTTCTCTAGACATTTTTCACTTATCATCTACTAGATTTCTTTCAATGTGTAAGATAGTTTGAGTCAGGCTTTCAGTTGCTACAATTAAAACCATCTCCAGTGATACAGTTTCCAAAACCTCTTCCATCTCTGCATCAAGCTATGCTTAATGCTTGTGCTATCTAGCTATACTTGTGCTATATAGCATTAACTATACTTAATGCTAGAACAAATGctttatatattcattcttaTTTTCATGGCATGTCTGTGGGGTCATTTTAATGGACACAGATCTATAACTTCTCAGATCCTCTCAACCACCTCTTTCTTTCCAAGGGCACTGCCTGTATCCTGGGTCATACTGCTATCACCTTTTCTGGGCTCATTCCAAGCTGACTGGAGGCCACAAGAAGCTATGCTCATGAATAGCTCTCATGtccctgaaaagtgaaagcaaaagttgctcagtcatgtctgactctttgtgaattctccaggcgagaatactggagtgagtagcctttcccttctccaggggatcttcccaacccaggaattaaacatgtg is a window encoding:
- the LOC133246513 gene encoding serine protease 58-like — encoded protein: MKCILLTLLMITGVISVFVEDTADLNNLFYLLYLKSSYKSCMGTLIAPQWVITAAHCFLPDLQVILTGGATTFQELIGEILPYEEVIIHPNFTFTSPKNDLMLIKLSVPLTFFSTSMFQLPVSNSSDIADCLVYTWVEDKRSFGNRRGYLQSFMTELSTDLVCRTLLHKKFFEDVFCVGHLRKNTDECQVTTAAPATCGNKLQGIMSWTTGCFLTDHSAVFTNIYSHIPWIRSIIST